Genomic window (Pseudovibrio brasiliensis):
GAGCTCACACTCACACCGGGCCTTAATGAATAATGCGTTTGGCTTAGAATGGGATTTCGTCGTCCATTCCACCGCCGAAACCACCGGATGGAGCCTGTCCACCGCCACTGCTTCCGCCGAAGCCGCCGCCCTGGTTGCCACCACCACCACCAAAGCCGCCGCCCTGGTCGTAGCCACCGCCGCCGCCACCAAAGCCGCCGCCGGACTGACCACCCTGGCCACCCATACCGCCGCCTTCACCGCGACCATCAAGCATGGTCAGCGTAGAATTGAAGCCCTGCAGAACAATCTCGGTAGAATATTTGTCCTGACCGCTCTGGTCCTGCCATTTGCGGGTCTGCAGCTGGCCTTCGATGTAAACTTTGGAGCCTTTGCGCAGGTACTGTTCAGCAACCTTGGCAAGGCCTTCATTAAACACAACAACGCGGTGCCATTCAGTGCGCTCACGGCGCTCGCCGCTGTTGCGATCACGCCAGCTTTCGGAAGTCGCAATGCGCAAGTTGACGATCGGACGACCATCCTGCGTACGGCGAATTTCCGGATCTGCGCCCAAGTTTCCAACCAAAATGACTTTATTGACGCTACCGGCCATTGAATTACTCCTAAATCTGAACCAACCCATAGCTGAGCAGGTTAAGTTGGCAAGTAACCTATGCTCCGCGCTCTACAAATCAAACAGGCTTTCGCAAAGCGGCCCCGGTTGTCCACATTTCCGAGGCTTTCCCTTTGAATATCTGGCGTCAGGAAGCAAGGCTCTCCACTCGTTCTATATTTGTTCCAGTACAATGCCTTGTGAAACCGCCAAGTTCAACTCTCAATTTTTCTAAAGGACAATTTTCCGAGAGCGAACTCAAAAAGGCTTGCCCCTTAAAATTGTTCCGTTTATGTTCCACCTGATTTCCAGCGCACATTCTCCTTCATTTTGAGGATCGCGCCCTGACCTGTTTTGCTTTTTATATGCGAACTCGGCATCCGTGATAAAGGACAGTTCCATGGCGAAGTCGCCAACACATGACATCGAAAAGAATTCCACGCGCGCTGATCTAATGAAGCAGATTACTGTACGCGGAGCACGCGAACATAACTTGAAAAATGTGGATCTGGACCTTCCACGCGATAGCCTGATCGTCATGACCGGCCTGTCCGGCTCAGGCAAATCCTCCCTCGCCTTTGATACTATCTACGCTGAAGGGCAGCGCCGCTACGTTGAAAGCCTGAGCGCTTACGCCCGCCAGTTCCTTGAAATGATGCAGAAACCGGACGTTGATCAGATCGACGGCCTGTCTCCTGCCATTTCCATCGAACAGAAGACCACCTCCAAAAACCCACGCTCTACTGTGGGCACGGTCACTGAGATCTACGATTACATGCGCCTTCTGTTCGCGCGTGTCGGCATCCCATACTCCCCGGCAACCGGCCTTCCGATCGAAAGCCAGACCGTCTCTCAGATGGTCGATCGCGTTCTGATGCTGGGCGAAGGCACACGCCTTTACCTGCTGGCTCCAATCGTGCGCGGCCGCAAGGGGGAGTATAGAAAAGAGCTCGCCGAGCTCATGAAAAAGGGCTTCCAACGCGTCAAAATTGATGGCGAGTACTACGAAATCGCGGATGCCCCAGCACTGGACAAGAAATTCAAGCATGACATTGATGTGGTCGTTGACCGTGTTGTCGTGCGTGAGGATATGACTGGTCGCCTCGCAGATTCTCTGGAAACAGCACTGGAACTGGCAGAAGGTCTGGCAACAATTGAGTTTGCCGACCAGAAGGACGAAAAAGGCAAAGCCAAGCAAATTGTCTTTTCAGAAAAGTTCGCCTGCCCTGTCTCCGGCTTTACGATTCCTGAGATTGAACCGCGCCTGTTTTCATTCAACAACCCGTTCGGCGC
Coding sequences:
- a CDS encoding single-stranded DNA-binding protein, whose product is MAGSVNKVILVGNLGADPEIRRTQDGRPIVNLRIATSESWRDRNSGERRERTEWHRVVVFNEGLAKVAEQYLRKGSKVYIEGQLQTRKWQDQSGQDKYSTEIVLQGFNSTLTMLDGRGEGGGMGGQGGQSGGGFGGGGGGYDQGGGFGGGGGNQGGGFGGSSGGGQAPSGGFGGGMDDEIPF